A region from the Hydra vulgaris chromosome 10, alternate assembly HydraT2T_AEP genome encodes:
- the LOC136086338 gene encoding uncharacterized protein LOC136086338 gives MGIEKVNFVSEKYETTLAELKELKKNAISNVEPTDNIKFNDKNNDVKNKLAELEDRSRRNNLRFNGVEESESEPLEDSDRKIQEVLKSKFGFTNDLEIERAHRTGRNEKGVKKNRTIIVKFLNYKERNAVFEKFIKLKLWNKKLYVNEDCSERTTEIRKKLFKEAKELRAKGKYAKVIYNKLITRDF, from the coding sequence GAATTGAGAAAGTCAACTTTGTAAGTGAAAAGTATGAAACAACTCTAGCCGAATTGaaagaactgaaaaaaaatgcaatttcaaATGTCGAACCAACAGATAACATAAAGtttaatgacaaaaacaatGATGTGAAAAACAAGCTTGCCGAACTTGAAGATCGAAGTCGTAGGAATAATCTTAGGTTTAATGGAGTCGAAGAAAGCGAGAGCGAACCATTGGAAGACAGCGACAGAAAAATTCAAGAAGTCTTAAAATCCAAGTTTGGTTTTACTAATGATTTAGAGATTGAAAGGGCGCATCGAACAGGAAGAAATGAAAAAGGAGTTAAAAAGAACAGaacaataatagtaaaatttctaaattacaaagaaagaaacgcagtttttgaaaaatttatcaaactaaaactttggaataaaaaactatatgttAATGAAGATTGTAGCGAAAGAACCACGGAAATTaggaaaaagttgtttaaagaaGCAAAGGAATTAAGAGCCAAAGGTAAATATGCTAAAGTTATTTACAACAAACTTATTACGCGcgatttttaa